Within the Candidatus Paceibacterota bacterium genome, the region AGCGTACTGTTCCGAGGTGAGCTCTTTTTGCCACTCTTCATCTGTTTTTTCGATTTTTTTGATGGGCTCTTGATTGTGCATAGGTTTTTATTATTTTTTTAATAAATTCGCAAACTTTTTTTGGACTTTTTCCAATTTTGGATTGATGACTAGCTGGCAATAGCCGTTGCCAGGATTTTTGGCAAAATAATCATGGTGGTAATTTTCGGCCGGATAAAAAGTGGTCAGTGGCTCCAGCTCAGTCACCACCGGCTGTCCATCTGGGTTTGATTCATTAATTTCTTTTATGAACCGTTCACTTTCTTTTCTTTGTTCCGGCGAGGTGTAAAAAATAACTGAACGATACTGAGTACCGACGTCATTGCCTTGACGATTT harbors:
- the msrA gene encoding peptide-methionine (S)-S-oxide reductase MsrA — encoded protein: MDKNKPNKTENKNETAVFGGGCFWCTESVFKMLKGVIAVEPGYAGGTTVNPTYLQVCEGTTGHAEVIHIEYDPEQIYFRDLLTVFFGTHDPTTKNRQGNDVGTQYRSVIFYTSPEQRKESERFIKEINESNPDGQPVVTELEPLTTFYPAENYHHDYFAKNPGNGYCQLVINPKLEKVQKKFANLLKK